The proteins below are encoded in one region of Ursus arctos isolate Adak ecotype North America unplaced genomic scaffold, UrsArc2.0 scaffold_24, whole genome shotgun sequence:
- the SERPINF2 gene encoding alpha-2-antiplasmin — protein sequence MALLQGLLVLSLSCLQGPGLVFSPASAMEPLGQQLMSGQTQEKLPPLTLLKLGNQEAHSHTALRKAPRDCKRAPTPEQTHRLAQDMMAFTTDLFSLVAQRSTSPNLILSPLSVALALSHLALGAQNQTLRRLEQVLHADSGPCLPHLLSRLCKDLGPGAFRLAARMYLQKGFPIKEDFLEQSEQLFGAKPMSLTGRKGDDLLNINQWVKEATEGKIEDFLSELPDDTVLLLLNAIHFQGFWRSKFDPSLTRRDSFHLNEQFTVPVDMMHAHTYPLRWSLLEQPEIQVAHFPFKNNMSFVVIMPTHFEWNVSQVLANLSWDILHQPLLREKPTKVRLPKLHLNYQLDLVATLSRLGLQELFQAPDLRGISDHSLVVSSVQHQSTLELSEAGVEAAAATGTAMSRMSLSSFSVNRPFLFFILEDTTSLPLFVGSVRNPNPSAHWERKEQQDSPDDRDYFQNQKTLPRGDKPFGPDLKLAPPSEEDYPQLNSPK from the exons ATGGCGCTGCTCCAGGGGCTCCTTGTGCTCAGCTTGTCCTGCCTGCAGGGTCCCGGCTTGGTG TTCTCTCCTGCCAGCGCCATGGAGCCCTTGGGCCAGCAG CTAATGAGCGGGCAGACCCAGGAGAAGCTGCCCCCGCTTACCCTCCTCAAGCTGGGCAACCAG GAGGCCCACAGCCATACTGCCCTGAGGAAGGCCCCAAGAGATTGCAAGAGGGCCCCAACCCCGGAGCAGACCCACAGGTTGGCCCAGGACATGATGGCCTTCACCACAGACCTGTTCTCCCTGGTGGCCCAAAGGTCCACCAGCCCCAACCTCATCCTGTCTCCTCTGAGTGTGGCCCTGGCACTGTCTCACCTGGCACTAG GTGCTCAGAACCAGACGCTGCGGAGGTTAGAGCAGGTGCTACACGCAGACTCGGGGCCCTGCCTCCCTCACCTGCTGAGCCGCCTTTGCAAGGACCTGGGCCCTGGTGCATTCCGATTGGCTGCCAGAATGTACCTGCAGAAAG GATTTCCCATCAAAGAGGACTTCCTGGAACAATCAGAACAGCTCTTTGGTGCAAAGCCCATGAGCCTGACGGGAAGGAAAGGGGATGATCTGCTGAACATCAACCAATGGGTGAAGGAGGCCACAGAAGGGAAGATTGAGGATTTCCTCTCTGAGCTGCCAGATGACACAGTGTTGCTTCTGCTCAATGCCATCCACTTCCAGG GTTTCTGGAGGAGCAAGTTTGATCCGAGCCTCACCCGGCGAGACAGTTTCCACCTGAACGAGCAGTTCACGGTGCCAGTGGACATGATGCACGCCCACACGTACCCCCTGCGCTGGTCCCTGCTGGAGCAGCCTGAGATACAG GTGGCTCATTTCCCGTTTAAGAACAACATGAGCTTTGTGGTCATCATGCCCACCCACTTTGAGTGGAACGTGTCCCAGGTGCTGGCCAACCTGAGCTGGGACATCCTGCACCAGCCCTTACTGCGCGAGAAGCCCACCAAGGTCCGGCTGCCCAAGCTGCATCTCAACTACCAGCTGGACCTGGTGGCCACCCTCAGCCGCCTGG GCTTGCAGGAACTGTTCCAGGCCCCTGACCTGCGTGGGATCTCTGACCACAGCCTGGTGGTATCCAGCGTGCAGCATCAGTCCACGCTGGAGCTCAGCGAGGCCGGTGTGGAGGCGGCCGCCGCTACCGGCACGGCCATGTCCCGcatgtctctctcctccttcagCGTGAACCgcccctttctcttcttcatccTCGAGGACACGACAAGCCTGCCCCTCTTCGTGGGCAGCGTGAGGAACCCCAACCCTAGTGCGCACTGGGAGCGCAAAGAGCAGCAGGATTCCCCGGATGACAGGGACTACTTCCAGAACCAGAAAACCCTCCCCCGAGGAGACAAGCCCTTCGGCCCTGACTTGAAACTCGCGCCGCCCTCAGAGGAGGATTACCCCCAACTTAATAGCCCCAAGTGA
- the SERPINF1 gene encoding pigment epithelium-derived factor — translation MQALVLLLWTGALLGHSSCQDSSGSPQEDSPAPDTTGVPVEEEDPFFKVPVNKLAAAISNFGYDLYRVRSGLSPAANVLLSPLSVATALSALSLGAEQRTESTIHRALYYDLITNPDIHGTYKELLASVTAPEKNFKSASRIIFEKKLRIKSSFVAPLEKSYGTRPRILTGNARLDLQEVNNWVQAQMKGKIARSTQEIPSEVSILLLGVAYFKGQWVTKFDSRKTSLQDFHLDEERTVRVPMMSDPKAILRYGLDSDLNCKIAQLPLAGSMSIIFFLPLKVTQNLTMIEESLTSEFIHDIDRELKTIQAVLTIPKLKLSYEGEVTKSLQEMKLQSLFDSPDFSKITGKPIKLTQVEHRSGFEWNEDGAGTTPSPGLQPAHLTFPLDYHLNQPFIFVLRDTDTGALLFIGKILDPRSI, via the exons ATGCAGGCCCTCGTACTGCTGCTCTGGACCGGAGCCCTCCTCGGGCACAGCAGCTGCCAGGACAGCTCCGGCAGCCCACAGGAG GACTCCCCAGCTCCCGACACCACAGGCGTGCCCGTGGAGGAGGAGGACCCCTTCTTCAAGGTCCCTGTGAATAAGCTGGCAGCGGCCATCTCCAACTTTGGCTATGATCTGTACCGCGTGAGGTCCGGCCTCAGCCCTGCTGCCAACGTGTTGCTGTCCCCACTCAGCGTGGCCACCGCTCTCTCCGCGCTGTCGCTGG GCGCGGAACAGCGGACAGAATCCACCATTCACCGGGCTCTCTACTACGACCTGATCACCAACCCAGACATCCACGGCACCTATAAGGAGCTCCTTGCCTCCGTCACTGCCCCCGAGAAGAACTTCAAGAGTGCCTCCCGGATCATCTTTGAGAAGA AGCTGCGGATAAAATCCAGCTTTGTCGCACCACTGGAGAAGTCCTATGGCACCCGGCCCAGAATCCTGACCGGCAACGCTCGCCTGGACCTTCAGGAGGTTAACAACTGGGTGCAGGCCCAGATGAAAGGGAAGATCGCTCGGTCCACCCAGGAAATACCCAGTGAAGTCAGCATTCTCCTCCTCGGGGTGGCTTACTTCAAGG GGCAGTGGGTAACAAAGTTTGACTCCAGAAAGACTTCCCTTCAGGATTTCCACTTGGATGAGGAGAGGACCGTGAGAGTCCCCATGATGTCAGACCCTAAGGCCATCTTACGCTATGGCTTGGACTCTGATCTCAACTGCAAG ATTGCCCAGCTGCCCCTGGCCGGCAGCATGAGTATCATCTTTTTCCTGCCGCTGAAAGTAACCCAGAACTTGACCATGATAGAAGAGAGCCTCACCTCTGAGTTCATTCACGACATAGACCGAGAACTGAAGACTATTCAGGCGGTCCTGACCATCCCCAAGCTGAAGCTGAGTTACGAAGGCGAAGTCACTAAGTCCCTGCAGGAGATGA AACTGCAATCCTTGTTTGATTCGCCAGACTTTAGCAAGATCACAGGCAAACCTATTAAACTTACCCAAGTGGAACATCGATCTGGCTTCGAGTGGAACGAGGATGGGGCAggcaccacccccagcccagggctccagcCTGCCCACCTCACCTTTCCCCTGGACTATCACCTTAACCAACCTTTCATCTTTGTActgagagacacagacacaggggcCCTACTCTTCATAGGCAAAATTCTGGACCCCAGGAGCATTTAA